The genomic DNA TGGCGTTCTACAACCAGCCGATCGTCCAGAACCTCTTCTGGGCGCGGCTCCCCGGTGACACGCTCATCATCGTCGGGACGGCGATCTACGCCGCCGACCTGGTCAGAAAGCGGTTCGTCCTCCGGCGCTCCGAGGACGACCCCTCCGTCGACGATATGGCCGTGGCTGAGGGCGTGCTGAGCGACGACTGATCGAGCGGAGGCGTCGACGATCCGGTGACAGCGAGTCCCGATCGGCCACACGCCACTCCCCGGGCGGACGGTCGAGACGCATTCTGTAGGTTCAAGGAGATCCGGCGTCAGCGTAGACGTAATGTCGTCGCCCGACGTCGTCGCGGTCGGAAGTGCCGTCGTCGACCACGTCTACTCCCTCTCGAACCTGCCGGAACCGGACGGCGGTGCGTTCGTCCGCGAACACGCGACCGACGTGGGCGGCGTCGCGGCGAACGTCGCTTCGGGGCTCGCCGAGTTCGGGACCGAAACGGGAATCGTCACCCGCCTCGGTGCCGAGGCCGCTCCCGAGATCGAGGACGACCTCCGGGCACGCGGGATCGACTGCACCCGGGTTCGCTCCGGGCCCGAGGAGTCGTCCTACACGCTGATCCTGCGCGGGCCGGACGGCGAGCGAATGATCGTCGCCGGTGGGCAGAGCGTGCCGAACCTCCGACTCGACGACCGCGACATCGAGTACGCGGGTGAGGCCAGCGCGGTCTTCACAAGCGCCTACGCTCCCGACGAAGCGGTCTCGAGGCTCGTTCGCGCGCGTGAGCGCGGTGAGATCTCGACGCTCGTCTTCGACCTCGCCGGTCCGCTCTCGGAACTCGAAGGGCGGGGGACGAAGCCCGCGACGATCGACCGCGTGCTCTCGGTCGCCGACCTGTTCGTGGTCGGCGCGGTCGCCGCGCGGTCGTATTTCGGCACCGAGGCCGAGGCAACCGTCGCCGCGCTCGCTCGGCGAGACGTCTCACGTGCGGCGGTCACACAGGGGAGCAAGGGAGCATTCCTCCTCGACGGTGAGGCGGTGATCGACGTTCCGGCCTTCGACGTGGACGTGGAAGACACGACGGGCGCCGGCGACGCCTTCACCGCGGGGCTGATCCGGTCGTGGATACTCGAGGACCACTCGGCGAGGGACGCGGGACGGTTCGCCGCTGCGGCGGCCGCGCTCAACTGCACTGCGACGGGCGCACGCGGCAACCTCCCGTCCGAATCGGAGGTTCGGGCGTTCGTCGAGACTCACTGAGGGACGGATTCGACCAGACGCTCGACCGCCGCCTCGTCGACGGGGTTCGTCGTCTCGGACCCGCGCTTGAGCGCCGTTCCGACGATCGCGCCGTCGGCGAGCGAGAGCAGTTCGGGGGCCGTCTCGGGCGTCACCCCGCTCCCGATCAGGACCGGCGCGTCGAGGCCGCGCGCGTCGCGGGACGCCACCACTCGTTCGAGGACGGTCGTGTCGACGGTCTCTCCCGTGCCGGCACCGCTCACGACCAGCGCGTCGGCACCGCCGCGTTCGACGAGCTCGCCGACCACCTCCTCGTAGGCGCGGTCGGCCAGCGGCGCGGAGTGCTTCACGTCGATGTCGGCGAGAACGGCGACGTCGGCGTCGAGTCGATCGCGGAGTCGCAGCGTCTCGTGGGCCGTGCCCTCGATGAGGCCCTGGTCGGTCAGACGGGCGCCCGTGTGGACGTTCACCCGGACGAACGAACCGCCGGTCGCGGCGGCGATTCCGAGCGCGCTCTGCACGTCGTTCCTGAGGACGTTCACGCCGAAAGGCACCGACACCCGATCGCGAAGCGCGGCCGCGAGCGCCGCGATGTCGGCGACGACGTGCCGGGGCACGCGGTCCGGATAGAAGGGCGCGTCGCCGAAGTTCTCGAGCATTATCCCGTCGACACCGCCCGATTCCAGAGCGGACGCATCGCGGCGTAGCCGCTCGCGAATATCGCCTCGGTCTCCCTCGAAACCGGGAGACCCCGGAAGCGGCGGCAAGTGAACCATCCCGATGATCGGCGTGTCCGCGCTGAAGACGTCCATACGCCTTCTCGACCGCCCCACCGACTTAATCGTACAGATGCGCTCCCGGGTCGCGTGCGAATTGGCGCCTCGAACCAGGCGGCGTCGCTAAAACATCGCCCCCTGGCGGCATACGCTGGAACGTCGATCATCCGGCGGCTTCTGCTCGCGAGCGCGCGGCGGGAACGAGTCAGGGCGACGCCCGAATCCTCGAACGGTTCGTCGCTGACGTCGCCGCCGCGAGCATTTATATAGGAACGCGGGACCACTCGCGGTGTGATCTGAGAGACGCCCCGCGTCGGGCCGCGGTTGCTCGGCACGCCGACGTGGGGAATCGGACCGATGCGTCGGAGGCGTCCGACGGCATCGACCGTCCTGTGCCGACTGCTCGCCCCAGGCCGCTCCACCTCCGTCGCCTACGTCGACGACATCCTCGCTCCGACACGCTCGCCGGCGACGACGCTCTCAGTCCGCCCGGCCGGCCGGCATCGGACCCTCGTATCCCTCGGGAACGTACGCGCACAGCGGGTCGCTCGCCGTCGGATCGCCCGTGTGCGCGTACGCTCGCGACCGACTCCCGCCGCAGACGTGCCGGAACTCGCACGCGCCGCACTTCCCGCCCAGCGCGTCCGGGTCCCGGAGCGACCGGAAGAGGTCGCTGTCGCGGTACAGTTCGGTCAGCTCTCCCTCGCGGACGGACCCCGCCGACGCCGGCAGGAACCCCGAGGGGTACAGCTCTCCGGTGTGGCTCACGAACGCGAAGCCGTCGCCGGCGGTGATCCCCAGCCGACGACCGATGCCGTCCGCCGCCGGCGCCTCGCTCGCGTCGCGACGCCGCTGGATCGCGACGCGTCGGTAGTGCGGGGCCTCGGTCGTCTTCACCCCGAAGTCGGCCTCCTCGCTCACTTCCGAGAGCCACGCGAGTATCCCCTCGGCGCGCTCGGGGGAGACCGGGTCCAGCAGCCGTCCCCGGCCGACGGGAACGAGGAAGAACACCGACCAGAGAACTGCACCGAGGTCGGAGACGCGGTCGCGGAGCGCCGGCAGTTCCCCGGCGGTCGACGCGCAGACGGTCGTGTTGATCTGCAGCGGGAGCCCGGCCTCCCGCGCCGCCTCCGCGGCTTCGATCGTCTGCTCGAAGCTCCCCGACTCCCCGCGGAACTCGTCGTGGCTCTCGGCCGACGCGCCGTCGAGGCTCAGCGCCATCCGCCTGACGCCCGCGTCGGCGAGGTCATCGACGACCGACGGCGTGAGCGACGACGTCCCGCTCGGCGTCAGCGTCATCCGGAGTCCGATCTCCGTGCCGTACTCGATCAGTTCGAGCAGGTCGGGTCGCGCCAGCGGGTCGCCGCCGGAGAGGACCACGAGTTGCCTCTCGCCGAACTCCCGCGCCTGATCGAGCAGCCGCTTTCCCTCCGCGGTGGTCAGCTCCTCGGGGTGTCGGGCCGGCTTCGCGTCCGCGCGGCAGTGATCGCAGGCGAGGTCGCACGCCTGCGTGACCTCCCAGATGAGGACGAACGGCCGGTCGTCGGTGTCTATCGAACGCGGGTCCAGTCCGGCGTTCGGCGGTCCGGCGTGGTTCGGTCGAGTCATCGTGCGTCACGGTAGCGCCGCCGCCACCCAGGATGATGCGCCGAACACGTTCGGCCGTCGACGCCCCTCGTCGAGAGAACATATTCGGCGTCGATTACGTACCGGTCGCCCCCCTCGTTCAGAGTATGGACCCCGAAGCCTACCTGGCGGACGTCGACGTGTCGTCGGACCGCGCCGTCGACTTCCTCGACGCGCGCGAACTCCCGCCGCCGGAGCCCCTACAACAGACGATGAACCGCCTCGCCGACCTCGACGAGTCGACCGTGTTCGTCCAGCTCAACGACCGCGTCCCGCAGTTTCTCTTCCCGAAGCTCGACGACCAGGGGATCGCCTACGAGACGGTCGAAACCGACGACGGCGTCGTCACCGCGATGTGGCGGCCGTCCTCGTAGTCGCCGCGCCGCTTCCTTCGGCGTCGGTGCCGCACACGAGACCGCCTCGCGAGCGGTCGCTCCCGTCGGCTGTCCCGTCTCGAATCGACGGGGTCGGCGCCGTCCGTCACAAAGGTACCTCCATTCCCATCCGTCCACTGTGTATGGAATTACCTTAACGGACGGCTGGGAATATGTTCGTCCGGTGTACACCGATGAAGTAACCGTCTCTCGGTTATACCCGATAGGGGGCCGTTCGCCCAACTGGAGGATGAAGGAAGATGTTTGCAACCACTCGACGACGGACGCTTCAGGCGCTCGGCCTCGGCGGCGCGGCATCGCTCGCCGGCTGTGCGAGCAACGCCCCGACGGCTGAGGGATCGACGGCGACGGACGCGCCCGAACAAACGACGACCCCGAAGCCGGTCGATACGGACCGGATCGCCGCGGACCCGACGGACATCCCCGACCCCATCGACCGGGACTCGCCCGCGGAGGTGGACGTGACGCTTCGAACCGAGGAGGTCGTCGCGGAGGTCGAAGAGGGCGTCACCTTCACGTACATGACGTACAACGGCCGGGTTCCCGGACCGTTCATCCGCGTTCGTCAGGGCGATACGGTGAACCTGACGTTCGAGAACGCCGAGTCGAACTCGCTGCCGCACAACGTCGACTTCCACGCGGTCGCCGGTCCGGGCGGCGGCGCGGAGGCGACGACGACGGCCCCCGGAGAGTCCGCCGATCTGCGGTTCCAGGCCACCTACCCCGGTGCGTACATCTACCACTGCGCGGTCGCGAACATGGACATGCACATCAGCGCGGGGATGTTCGGCCTCATCCTCGTCGAGCCGCCGGAAGGGATGCCGGAGGTCGACCACGAGATCTACATCGGCCAGCACGAACTCTACACGAACGAGTCCGCCGGCGAGGAGGGCCACCACGAGTTCGATATGGCGTCGATGCGCAGCGAGGAGCCGACCTACGTCCTGATGAACGGCGAGAAGTACGCGTGGACGCCCGCCGGTCGCGGCCCCGCGGTGACCGCCGGCACCGACGAGACCGTCCGGGTGTTCTTCGTCGACGGCGGGCCGAACCTCGCGAGCAGCTTCCACCCGATCGGGAGCGTCTGGGAGGAACTCTACCCCGACGGCTCGCTCAGCACGGAGCCGCAGACGCACATCCAGACGCGCGAGGTGCCGCCGGGGAGCACGGCGATCGCGACGATGAACTCCCCGGTGCCGGGCGACTTCAAGCTCGTCGACCACTCGCTGTCGCGGGTCGCCCGCAAGGGCTGTATGGCCGTCGTTCGCGCCGAGGGCGAGGAGCGCCCCGAGATCTTCGACCCGGACCCGGCGTAGGCTCCGCTTCGGACGGTCGTTCCGGCCGCTCGCCGGTACGTTCGGTTTCGGGCTGACCCGCTTCGGTTCACCCTCGTGGCTCTTGGCACCGTAAGCCACGGCACCAGACCCCCTGCCGACACGTCTCGCGCACGGCCTATTACCGTCGAGACGTAACTCCCGGTAAGAACATGACACGACTGAACCTCCTGTTCGCGGTGCAGATCGCCGCGATCCTCGCCGCGCTCGGTGGAGAACTGCTCGGCAGCCAACCGCTCGTGGCGGTCGCCGTCGGCACGTTCGCCGTCGCGGTCGTCGCGACGTTCGCTCAGATGACCGGCGAACTACTGGTCGGGCTCACCAGCGTCCGCATTCCGGACACGGCCGAGCGGCGCCGGTAACCGACTCACCCGTCCGTCCGGCGCGCCAGAACGATAAGCGCCGTACTCGGTTCCGTCGCGGCCGGCGAGATCTCTCGCTCGCCCTCGAACCGCACGACGTCGCCGGATTCGAGGGCGCGCGTCTCGTCGTCGAGATCGAGTTCGACCGCGCCGTCGAGGAGGTGCAGGACGACGTCGCGACCGGGGTGAGTGTGGGAGGCGACGCGCTCGCCCGCCTCCAGCGACAGTAGCACGGTCTTCGGTTCCGCTTCCGGAAACACGTTCGCGTGTGGACTGGCCTCCAGTTCGGACAGGCGCACCACTCTCGTCATCGCGATCCCTCCGATCCGTCCGCCGACGCATCGCCGGACCGCTCGCCCGACAGCGGCGGCCGGAACTCCCCCCGGCGCAGACCGCGTCGGACCGGGTCGTGCTCGGCGTCGGTGGGCGGCGGCGCGGTCACCAGGAGCGCCTCCAGGCGTTCGCCCTCGTCGGCCAGGACTCCGCGCTCCATCCCGGCCTCGACGGCGACGACGTCGCCCGGTTCGACCCGGTGGTCGGTCTCGGCCTCGCGAACCAGACCGCGTCCCGATCGGACGTCGACGACGACGTCGCTGTCGGGCGCGTGCACCGGGATGAACTGCCCCGGCTCGAAGCAGGCGTAGACGACCTTCGCGCGCTCGGTGCGGAACACGCCGGTCGCCGAGAAGGCGTCCTCGTCGTACGTCCGCGCGTCCGCGATGTCGATTCGTGGCATCGTCCGGACGGTCGCCCTCCGCACTGTTCGCCGTTGGCACGAATATGTTCGCGCCGCGCCTCCGGCGGTCACGGCCGACCCGTGGCTGGCCGGTGCGTCGTCGCCGGCGACGGTCAGTCCACGACGTACGACCGGTGCTCGCCGCGCGTCTCGGTGTCCACGAACTGGTGTCGGGCGGCCCCGTCGGACTCGCCGACCGAAGAGCGGTCCTCGGCCGCCCGGTCGTACACCTCGTTCGCACCGCGACAGCCGTGGGACTCCAACAGGTCGACTGTCTCCGTCGGGACGCCGCTCTCGTCGGGCTCGAGGTCGACGACCACGAGCAGGTCGGTGAAACTCTTCGCGACGAACGCGTTTGCCACGGCGTCGTGATCGCACGCTCGCGCGGCGAGTCTCCGGAG from Halobellus limi includes the following:
- a CDS encoding TIGR04053 family radical SAM/SPASM domain-containing protein; this translates as MTRPNHAGPPNAGLDPRSIDTDDRPFVLIWEVTQACDLACDHCRADAKPARHPEELTTAEGKRLLDQAREFGERQLVVLSGGDPLARPDLLELIEYGTEIGLRMTLTPSGTSSLTPSVVDDLADAGVRRMALSLDGASAESHDEFRGESGSFEQTIEAAEAAREAGLPLQINTTVCASTAGELPALRDRVSDLGAVLWSVFFLVPVGRGRLLDPVSPERAEGILAWLSEVSEEADFGVKTTEAPHYRRVAIQRRRDASEAPAADGIGRRLGITAGDGFAFVSHTGELYPSGFLPASAGSVREGELTELYRDSDLFRSLRDPDALGGKCGACEFRHVCGGSRSRAYAHTGDPTASDPLCAYVPEGYEGPMPAGRAD
- a CDS encoding BtpA/SgcQ family protein, with product MDVFSADTPIIGMVHLPPLPGSPGFEGDRGDIRERLRRDASALESGGVDGIMLENFGDAPFYPDRVPRHVVADIAALAAALRDRVSVPFGVNVLRNDVQSALGIAAATGGSFVRVNVHTGARLTDQGLIEGTAHETLRLRDRLDADVAVLADIDVKHSAPLADRAYEEVVGELVERGGADALVVSGAGTGETVDTTVLERVVASRDARGLDAPVLIGSGVTPETAPELLSLADGAIVGTALKRGSETTNPVDEAAVERLVESVPQ
- a CDS encoding DUF2249 domain-containing protein, which codes for MDPEAYLADVDVSSDRAVDFLDARELPPPEPLQQTMNRLADLDESTVFVQLNDRVPQFLFPKLDDQGIAYETVETDDGVVTAMWRPSS
- a CDS encoding cupin domain-containing protein encodes the protein MPRIDIADARTYDEDAFSATGVFRTERAKVVYACFEPGQFIPVHAPDSDVVVDVRSGRGLVREAETDHRVEPGDVVAVEAGMERGVLADEGERLEALLVTAPPPTDAEHDPVRRGLRRGEFRPPLSGERSGDASADGSEGSR
- the nirK gene encoding copper-containing nitrite reductase, translated to MFATTRRRTLQALGLGGAASLAGCASNAPTAEGSTATDAPEQTTTPKPVDTDRIAADPTDIPDPIDRDSPAEVDVTLRTEEVVAEVEEGVTFTYMTYNGRVPGPFIRVRQGDTVNLTFENAESNSLPHNVDFHAVAGPGGGAEATTTAPGESADLRFQATYPGAYIYHCAVANMDMHISAGMFGLILVEPPEGMPEVDHEIYIGQHELYTNESAGEEGHHEFDMASMRSEEPTYVLMNGEKYAWTPAGRGPAVTAGTDETVRVFFVDGGPNLASSFHPIGSVWEELYPDGSLSTEPQTHIQTREVPPGSTAIATMNSPVPGDFKLVDHSLSRVARKGCMAVVRAEGEERPEIFDPDPA
- a CDS encoding carbohydrate kinase family protein, with the protein product MSSPDVVAVGSAVVDHVYSLSNLPEPDGGAFVREHATDVGGVAANVASGLAEFGTETGIVTRLGAEAAPEIEDDLRARGIDCTRVRSGPEESSYTLILRGPDGERMIVAGGQSVPNLRLDDRDIEYAGEASAVFTSAYAPDEAVSRLVRARERGEISTLVFDLAGPLSELEGRGTKPATIDRVLSVADLFVVGAVAARSYFGTEAEATVAALARRDVSRAAVTQGSKGAFLLDGEAVIDVPAFDVDVEDTTGAGDAFTAGLIRSWILEDHSARDAGRFAAAAAALNCTATGARGNLPSESEVRAFVETH
- a CDS encoding cupin domain-containing protein — encoded protein: MTRVVRLSELEASPHANVFPEAEPKTVLLSLEAGERVASHTHPGRDVVLHLLDGAVELDLDDETRALESGDVVRFEGEREISPAATEPSTALIVLARRTDG